TCTGGAAAGACGACTCGCGAGAGCGTGCCAGCTTCCGGCACGAAACCGTTGCGCGCGTCCTCCGCGTTGATCCGGCACTCGATCGCGTGCCCACGAGGCTGCAGGTCCTTCTGGTCGTACCCGAGACGCTCGCCGGAGGCGATGCGTATCTGCTCCTTGACGAGGTCGACGCCGTACACCATCTCCGTTACGGGGTGCTCGACTTGAATGCGCGTGTTCATCTCCATGAAATACGCGTGGTCGCCCGCGACGAGAAACTCGAGCGTTCCCGCATTCGTGTAGCCGACGCTGCGGCAGGCGCGCACTGCCATCTCGTGGAGTGCCGAACGCAGCTTCGGCTGGAGGTTCGGCGCAGGAGCCTCCTCAACGAGCTTTTGATGCGACGGTTTCTGCAGCGAGCAATCGCGCTCGCCGAGGTGGAGCACGGTGCCGAAGTCGTCTGCGAGCACTTGTACCTCGACGTGCCGCGGGCGTATCAGGAGCTTTTCCATGTAGACGCGCCCGTCTTTGAAGCTCGCTTCGGCTTCCGCCGTAGCGCTGGCAAACGCGCGCTCGAGGTCCTCCGGCCGCTCCACGACGCGCATGCCCTTGCCGCCGCCGCCCGCCGTGGCTTTGAGCAGCACCGGGTACCCGATGCGCTTGGCGGCGTCGCGCGCCTTCTGCGCGGATTCGAGAATGTCCGAGCCCGGCGTCGTGGCGACGCCTGCCTCCTTCATGATGCGCTTCGCGGTGGCTTTATCTCCCATCGCCGCGATCACGGACGGCTTCGGCCCGACGAACGCGAGGCCGTGGTCGGAGAGGATCTCCGCAAAGCGCGCATTCTCCGCGAGAAATCCGTATCCCGGGTGCACGGCTTCGCATCCAGAAGCCAGTGCCGTCGAAACGATGTTCGCGATATCCAGATACGAGCGAGGCACGGGCCCCGGGCCGACGCAATACGCTTCATCCGCCTCGCGCACGTGCATGGAATCCTTGTCGGCTTGCGAGTAGATCGCCACCGTTTGCACGCCGAGATCGTGACAGGCGCGGTTGATGCGCACCGCGATCTCGCCACGGTTGGCGATGAGAACCTTGGAGAACATCGCCTTTTAGGCTCGCTCGAGCTCGAAGAGCGGGCGACCGTAATCCACGAGGTCACCGTCGCCTTGCAAAATGGAGGCGATGCGGCCAGCACCGCGGCTGCGAATCGGGTTGCGAATGCCCAGCTGTTCGACATAGCCGAGCTCGCGATCGCCGTCGAGCACTTCACCGACGAACGGGGCGGGACGCGAAAGGTGAAAAATACCGACGCGATCCGCTGCAATCTGATCGACACGCGCGGTGACCACCGGCTTCGCCTCGGGCACCGGCAGCACGAGCCCACGTTGCGCGACCGCCCGTCGCACCTCGAAGTGCTCGTTCTCGCGCTCGATGCGAACCGACTGCAGATCGTTTGCGACGAGAAACTCGGCCAAGCGGCGCACGCGCGCCGGAATCTCCTCGGAGCCGGTCATGCTCTCGGCATTCCGCGTCCGCGGGGGAAAGCCCCTACCTCCGCAAGCGGCACCATGACGAACGGCCGCTCGCGAAGACGCGGGTGCGGGACGCGCAGCCCGGGTTCGTCGACGTGCACGTCGTCGTACAGCAGCAAATCGAGATCGATGACACGCGGTCCCCAGCGATAGCTCGTGCGCCGGCCCAAGCGCCGCTCGATCCTCTGCAACGCGTGGAGCAAGGCGCGCGGCCCCAGCATCGTTTCGAGCTGCACGGCTGCGTTGACGAACGACGCCTGCGCGCTGCGTCCCCACGGCGGCGTCCGATGCAGCGACGAGACGCGACGCACGCGCCCCGCTTCACCGAGCGCGCGAATCGCGCGCCGCACGTTTCCGGCTGCGTCGCCGACGTTCGATCCCAGGCCGACGTACGCGATCCGGCTCACTGCCCGACGTAGCGCGGATTCTCGCGCTTCAGCGTTATCGAGGGCGTCGCTCCGTCGAGCAGCTCCGGCTTCGCGATCGTTACCGATGCCCGCGCGACGCGCGCATCGGCGAAGACGGCGTCGAGAACGTCGGCCGCCACGCGCTCGAGCAGCGCGTGCGAACGCGCGCGCACGACCTCGACGATGCTGCGATAGAGCCGTCCGTAGTGGAGCGTGTCGCCGACGTCGTCCGAGGCAGCCGCCGCGCCGAGAGCGATCTCCGCGACGACGTCGATTTCGAACGTTTGCTCGCGCTCGCGCTCGCCGGGGTCGGCGCCGTGGCGCGCCCGAACGCGAATGCCGCGCAGTGCTATTGCGTCCATCCTACGGGCCTCCATCCGCGATAGATTGCGTCCGCCACCTGCACGGCGTCACGCGTCTGTGCGACGTCGTGCACGCGGACGATGTCGATTCCGGCTGCCGCCGCGAGGGTGCTCGTCGCAGCCGTTGCAGCGACGAGATCGCCCGCCGTGCGCCCGGTCAGCTTTCCAAGCGTCGACTTTCTCGACGCGCCCAGCAAAGTCGGAAACCCGAGCGCGACGACGCGGTCGAGCCGTCGCAGAACGCGCAGATTCTGCTCCGCGGTCTTGCCAAACCCGATGCCGGGATCGAGCATCATGCGCTCGCGAGGAATGCCTCGCTCCACGCCACGCCTCCCGCACTCCTCGAGCACGCGTACGACGGCGTCCACGACGTCCCCCTCGTACTGCGCCGTCTCTTGGTTGTGCATTGCAACGAATCCGAGGCCGGCTTCGGCTGCGATCTCGAGCAGCTCGTCCGGCGCGCGCCGCACGCAGTTGAGCACGTCGGCTCCCGCCTCGACCGCCGCCCTCGCAACGGCGGGCTTCCAGGTGTCGATCGAAAGAATGACGCGCGGGAATCGCTCGCGCAGCGCGCGCAGAACGGGAAGCACGCGAGCCGTTTCGGTCGCTGCATCGACGGGGACGTGTCCCGGGCGCGTCGATTCGCCGCCGACGTCGAGCGCATCGGCACCCTCGTCGACGTGCCGCCGTGCCGTCGCAACCGCGCCCTCGAGCGCGGTGCTGCCGTCCCCTGAAAACGAATCCGGCGTAACGTTGACGATGCCCATGACGTACGTGCGCTCGCCCCACGCGAGAAGGCGTTCAGCCACGAACCGCAGTGCCGCGCTCGAGCGCGATCTGACGAACGGCAGCGACGACGAAGGTCGAGCCGGTGACGACGAGCACGTCGTCCGCAGCGCAGCGCTCCAGCGCGAGCGCGAAGGCGTCCGCCGGCCGATCGATCGCAGCGACCGGAACGCCGAACTGCTGCGCGAGCTGCGCGAGCCGTTGCGGAGCGAGCGATTTGCGCCCCGCCGCGCGAAATGACGTCACGACGAAGGAGCTCACGAGCGGCGCCAGCGCTTCGAGGATCGCATGCGCGTCCTTGCCCTGTCCGATGGCGACGAGCGCACGCAATCTACGCTCGGGAAAGTGCTCCCGCAGCGCTTCGGCGAGATGCTGGGCCTTCTCCGCGTTGTGCGCGATGTCGAGGACGATCGCCGGCTCGCCCGAGAGAATCTCCATGCGCGCCGGAATGACGACGCTCCCGAGACCGCGCTCAACCGCTTCGGGCGCGGGACGCAGCCCGGGCGGTAAGGCTTCGAGCGCGGCAATCGCCGTGCGCGCGTTACGCCGTTGAAACGCCCCAAGGACCGGCAGCGCGATCTCGTATCGCGCGCTCGCCGTGCGCACGATGAACCGCCGATCGTCGCCGCCGTACGGCGTGACCTCCGTGACGTCAACCACCCGTCGTACCGGGGCGCCGATAGCCTCAGCGTGCGCTTCGATCACGTTGAGTGCCTCCGGCCGTTCGACGCCGAGCACCAGCGGCACGTCGGCTTTTGCGATGCCGGCCTTTTCGGCGGCGATGGCTTCGATCGTGTCGCCGAGGACATCGGTATGATCGTACCCGACCGACGTGATGACCGAGACCTCGGGAAGGAGCACGTTGGTTCCGTCCAGCCGGCCCCCGATTCCCACCTCGATCACCGCGACATCGACTCCTTCGCGCGCGAAGTAGGTGAACGCGAGCGCCAGGAGCGTCTCGTAGTACGTCGGCCGTCCGTGCTCGTCGTTCGTCTTGTCGAGCGCCGGCATCATCTCGTCGAGCAGTTGCGCGAAGCGCTCTCGTGAGACCGCGACGCCGTCGATCGAGGCGCGCTCCGTCAACGCATGAAGATGCGGTTTCACGTGCAGACCGCTGCGCAAGCCCGACGCGGTGAGAGCGGCGGCAATCATCGTCGCCGTCGACCCTTTGCCACTCGTTCCGCCGACGTGAACCGTCTTGTACGCGTCTTGGGGATCGCCGAGGGCCCGAAGCAGCGCGCGGATGCGATCGAGACCGAGCCCCCGATGGCGCGACTGCGCCTCGTCGATCAGCCCGATGAGGTAGCGCTCTGCCTCTTCATACGTCATTGGGCGAGCAGCTCGAGCGCGTGCGGGAGCACGGACGCAATGACCGCGATCGACTCGGCGACCGCCTTCGGACTGCCGGGAAGGTTCACGATCAGCGTACGGTGGCGTACGCCCGCGATGGCTCTCGAGAGCATCGCCGTACGGACGTGCACGAGAGATGCCGCGCGAATCGCTTCGCCGATACCGGGAACCTCGTAGTCGATTACTGCAAGCGTGGCTTGCGGCGTTCTATCGCGCGGACTCAAGCCGGTGCCCCCGCTCGTCAGAACCAGCGCTGCCGACGAGGTGTCGGCGAGATCGATGAGCTCGGCCTGCAACCGGCTCATATCGTCGGGAAGGATCAACTCTCGCACGATCTCGTAGCCGGCTCCCAATCGTTCGCGCATCACGGGAAGGCACGCATCCGGCCTCGTGCCGTCGGCCGCGCGGTCGGAGAGGACGATCAACGCCGCGGTGAAGCGCCCGTTCAGCGTCTGCGCCACGTTCCGCTCTTTCCGCCGCGCTTCTCCAGCAACGCGACGCGCTCGATCGCAATGCCCTTGTCGAGTGCTTTGGTCATGTCGTAAATCGTGAGCGCCGCAACGGTGGCGGCGACGAGTGCCTCGAGCTCCACCCCCGTGCGAGCGTTCGTTCGCGCTTCGGCTTCGATGCGCAAGCGATTGGGCGGCTTCCACTCGAAACGCACGTCGATGCTGCCGAGCGGCAGGGCGTGCGCGAGTGGAATCAGCTCGTCCGTGCGTTTCGCCGCCGCGATACCGGCAATCTGCGCCGTCGTCAGCGCGTCGCCTTTTGCGAGCGTTGCCTCACGAAGCGCGCGGAAGGCCGCGGCACCCATGAACACGACGGCCTCGGCGCGCGCGACGCGACGCGTCGCTCGCTTCGAGGAGACGTCGACCATCGTGACGGCGCCGTCGCGCGAAAAGTGTGAGGGTTTCGGCATCGTATAGGATAAAGCGGTTCGGAGCTCGATGCCGCTATTCAAGGACACCGGCGGTGATCCTCGGGAGCTCGTCGCGACGATCCTCGCGCTGTACGGAGCTCTCGGCGACGCCGCGTGCGGAAATCCTCGCGGCTTTGCTGCACGCAAGGCCGGCGCCGCCGTCGCCTTCGCGGAGGCGGCCGGCGTGGACGCAGGGACGCGCGACGCGCTCGCCTTTGCGGCGACGCTCCACGCGGTAGGCGCAATCGGCAACGCGCAGGGCGGGGACGCACCCGTCCTCGCCGCGCGCCGCTGCGCGCAGATTGCCGCGCTCCCGCCGGCGACCGCCGAGCTCGTGCGCGCGCAAGCCGAGCACTGGGACGGAACGGGATTCCCCGACCAGCTGCGCTGGGACGCCGTCCCCTTCCCCGCTCAGCTTCTTCTTCTGGCGGAGATCGTGCTGCGCAGCACCGGCGAAGACGAGGCGCTGGAGCGCGTCAACGCCGAGAGCGGCCGCGCGCTGGCGCCGCCTGTAGCTGCCGCCTACGCTGCGTGGGCGCTGCACGGCGGCGGCGCAGTCGAGCCTGTCGTTCTGCCGTACGCGGCGCTCGACGCGGGAGCCTGCGATCCGGGTGCGCTCTTCGAGCTCGTCGCGGTAACGGTCGCACGAGCCGTCGGAGCGTCGTGATTCGCGGATCGGTGCTCTACGAGGTGCTCGAGAGCCGCGGCATTCGCAGCGTCGTCGATCCATCGATGGGCGTACCCGTGCATCTCGGCTATCTCAAGAGACACGGCATCGCAGTGCACGGCGGCGACGTCTTCGACTGGGCGGTTCGGGTGGGAGAGGGGATCGCCGTCAACGATTCCGTGATCCTACGCGACGAAGACATTGCTTCGATCGTCGAGATGCTGCCCGGCCGCGTCTACTCCCTCGACCACTTTACCCCATGGGAAGGGACGCTTTTCAGCCAAGAGCAGTGCCGGTATCTCGACGTCTGGCGCGACAACGTGCGCGCGCTGCGCAGCGACGCGCACGTCGGGCTCGCGATCCTCGGGCTCTGGCGCGTCTTCTGCTACTGGATGCAGAAAGCGCAGACGCCCGATGCGATGGAGGACGTCGCTCCCGGCGATCTCGCCTGGCAGTATCTTCGGCAGACGCCACCGCTCGCGACGAACGGTCTGCACAACACCGTTCGTTGCGCCGATCCGGCTACGGTCGTCGACGCGTGCCGCGCAGAAGCGCTCGTCCTCGACGCGTCGGCCGAGAAGAATCGTGACGACACGCGCATCTGGATGTGGGAGGCTTGGTGGCGAGGCAACCCGCATTTCAGACCGGATCCGCCGTCGCACGAGCACGAGCTCGCGCGTCTCGTCGCTCGCGCCGATTCGTATCGCGACGTCCTCGTCGCCACCACGCAGCGCGCGGCACGCGATGCCGCGGACGCGCTGCGCCCGTCGCGCCGTTCAATAGAAAGCGTCTCGACCGGTTCCGGCGACGTGTATATCGTCGCGTCGCGCTAGCGGGTCGAGCCCGCGTTCTGAAAGCGCGCCCAGATCAGGCACAGGAGGGCGAGAACCCAGAGCACCACCAAGTGGGTAACGTGGTGCGCGTGCGCCGCGCCGGACTTGGTGAAGACGTTGATGATGCCCATCCCGTACAAGATGCCGAGGATGAAGAACGCGAGGGCGAGCACGAGTGCGAGAGCTTTCATGAGATACCTCCTATGCGGGCGAGAACGAAGCAAATGGAACCGAAAACGACGCAATACCAGCCGAACGGGCGGAGATCGTTACGTTTGAAGTACCGCGTGAGAAACGCGACCGAGAGATAGGCGGCCACACCGGCAAGAATCGCGCCTTCGAGCGCCTCGATCGCGGCGAGATGGGCGCCCGGAGCGAAGAGCCGTGGAATCTCGAGCAGCGCGGCGGCCCCGATTACGGGCGTCGCGAGCAAAAACGAAAAATGTGCGGCTTCTTCGTGATCGAGATCGCAGAGCAGCCCGCCGACGATCGACGCGCCGGAGCGAGAGATGCCCGGGAGCAGCGCGAATGCCTGCGCGACGCCGACCGCGGCGCTCTGCGCGTACGTCATGTGCTCGATCGCGCGCGGAGATCGAGTCTCGGAGCGCTGCTGGCGGCGGCGCAAGTACTCGCCGGCGAACATTACCAGCCCGTTGACGACGAGAAATCCGGCAGCGGCGAGTGCTGAGCCGAAGAGACGACGCACGGGGTCCTCTGCTACGAGACCAATGATGCCGACGGGGATGGTTCCGACGACGAGCCGCCATCCGACGGACTCGTTGCGCTCGCTCGAGAGCTTTCCGCGAATGACGCTGCGGACGAGCGCACGAACGATGCCCCACCACTCGCGTCGATAGAAGAGCACGAGGGCGAGTGCGGTTCCCAAGTGCAGCACGACCACGAAGGCGAGAAACGACGGATCGGACCGATGGATGTTGCGCCATTGCAGGAGTGCGGGAACGAGAATGATGTGGCCGAGGCTCGAGACCGGAAACAGCTCGCTCACGCCTTGCAGGAGCGCGAGAAAAAGCGCTTGTGCGATCCCCATCGTTCTTCAGCTTACCACGCGGAGAACTGCACGCGAAAGAGATAGCTCGAGGCCACGGCGATGCAGTTGCGCCGCGCCGGCGCGTAGCGCGCGTCGCGTGCCATCGCGATGGCGAGCGCGTCGAACGAGGGACTGCTCGTGCTCTGCTCCAATGCCGCGGCTCTCACCGAACCGTCGGTATCCAGTTGCACCCGCACGGCCGCGACGCCCGATACGTCTTGCGCGCGTACCGAGGGCGGGATCTGCGGTGGCGGAGGGGTCGCGATCAGCGCCGCGGGTGCATTGCGATCCGCGCATCCGCTCGCGGGCGTCGGGCGCACGCGTGCGCCCGCGGCCGGCGTCGCGGGCGGCGCTGCCGGCGGCGCGGGAACGGGGGCGTGGCTACGCGGACGTGCTTGCGCGAGGTGCGGCACTGCGATCGCGCGTCGCTTCGCGTGCGGCGGCGGCGTGCGTGGCGGCTGCGTCGGGCGAATCGCTACGATCCGTTGCACTTGTGTCAGCTTCGTTCCGATTTCGCTCGCGTGCGTCGGCTTGGGAGGATGCACGACGAACGCGACGATCGCATGGACGAGAATCGAGAGCGCAAAGGCGGCAACGAGCACCCAGCGCGCGCGCCGAGCGGTGATGCGACCCCCCTCTAGGAGCCTGTCGGACTTAGGCGCAAGCCCGACACTCCTAGTTCATCGTGAACGTAA
This portion of the Candidatus Dormiibacterota bacterium genome encodes:
- the folK gene encoding 2-amino-4-hydroxy-6-hydroxymethyldihydropteridine diphosphokinase, whose amino-acid sequence is MSRIAYVGLGSNVGDAAGNVRRAIRALGEAGRVRRVSSLHRTPPWGRSAQASFVNAAVQLETMLGPRALLHALQRIERRLGRRTSYRWGPRVIDLDLLLYDDVHVDEPGLRVPHPRLRERPFVMVPLAEVGAFPRGRGMPRA
- the folP gene encoding dihydropteroate synthase, with translation MAERLLAWGERTYVMGIVNVTPDSFSGDGSTALEGAVATARRHVDEGADALDVGGESTRPGHVPVDAATETARVLPVLRALRERFPRVILSIDTWKPAVARAAVEAGADVLNCVRRAPDELLEIAAEAGLGFVAMHNQETAQYEGDVVDAVVRVLEECGRRGVERGIPRERMMLDPGIGFGKTAEQNLRVLRRLDRVVALGFPTLLGASRKSTLGKLTGRTAGDLVAATAATSTLAAAAGIDIVRVHDVAQTRDAVQVADAIYRGWRPVGWTQ
- the folB gene encoding dihydroneopterin aldolase, encoding MDAIALRGIRVRARHGADPGEREREQTFEIDVVAEIALGAAAASDDVGDTLHYGRLYRSIVEVVRARSHALLERVAADVLDAVFADARVARASVTIAKPELLDGATPSITLKRENPRYVGQ
- a CDS encoding folylpolyglutamate synthase/dihydrofolate synthase family protein, with the protein product MTYEEAERYLIGLIDEAQSRHRGLGLDRIRALLRALGDPQDAYKTVHVGGTSGKGSTATMIAAALTASGLRSGLHVKPHLHALTERASIDGVAVSRERFAQLLDEMMPALDKTNDEHGRPTYYETLLALAFTYFAREGVDVAVIEVGIGGRLDGTNVLLPEVSVITSVGYDHTDVLGDTIEAIAAEKAGIAKADVPLVLGVERPEALNVIEAHAEAIGAPVRRVVDVTEVTPYGGDDRRFIVRTASARYEIALPVLGAFQRRNARTAIAALEALPPGLRPAPEAVERGLGSVVIPARMEILSGEPAIVLDIAHNAEKAQHLAEALREHFPERRLRALVAIGQGKDAHAILEALAPLVSSFVVTSFRAAGRKSLAPQRLAQLAQQFGVPVAAIDRPADAFALALERCAADDVLVVTGSTFVVAAVRQIALERGTAVRG
- a CDS encoding MogA/MoaB family molybdenum cofactor biosynthesis protein, producing MAQTLNGRFTAALIVLSDRAADGTRPDACLPVMRERLGAGYEIVRELILPDDMSRLQAELIDLADTSSAALVLTSGGTGLSPRDRTPQATLAVIDYEVPGIGEAIRAASLVHVRTAMLSRAIAGVRHRTLIVNLPGSPKAVAESIAVIASVLPHALELLAQ
- the moaC gene encoding cyclic pyranopterin monophosphate synthase MoaC; this translates as MPKPSHFSRDGAVTMVDVSSKRATRRVARAEAVVFMGAAAFRALREATLAKGDALTTAQIAGIAAAKRTDELIPLAHALPLGSIDVRFEWKPPNRLRIEAEARTNARTGVELEALVAATVAALTIYDMTKALDKGIAIERVALLEKRGGKSGTWRRR
- the accC gene encoding acetyl-CoA carboxylase biotin carboxylase subunit, which codes for MFSKVLIANRGEIAVRINRACHDLGVQTVAIYSQADKDSMHVREADEAYCVGPGPVPRSYLDIANIVSTALASGCEAVHPGYGFLAENARFAEILSDHGLAFVGPKPSVIAAMGDKATAKRIMKEAGVATTPGSDILESAQKARDAAKRIGYPVLLKATAGGGGKGMRVVERPEDLERAFASATAEAEASFKDGRVYMEKLLIRPRHVEVQVLADDFGTVLHLGERDCSLQKPSHQKLVEEAPAPNLQPKLRSALHEMAVRACRSVGYTNAGTLEFLVAGDHAYFMEMNTRIQVEHPVTEMVYGVDLVKEQIRIASGERLGYDQKDLQPRGHAIECRINAEDARNGFVPEAGTLSRVVFPDGPGIRVDTHVYGGSVVPPYYDSLLAKIVAHGETRDAAIARMESALRETEIAGVHTTVDVCLEILATAEFRHGRYDVGTLPKLASGTVALREAHG
- a CDS encoding undecaprenyl-diphosphate phosphatase codes for the protein MGIAQALFLALLQGVSELFPVSSLGHIILVPALLQWRNIHRSDPSFLAFVVVLHLGTALALVLFYRREWWGIVRALVRSVIRGKLSSERNESVGWRLVVGTIPVGIIGLVAEDPVRRLFGSALAAAGFLVVNGLVMFAGEYLRRRQQRSETRSPRAIEHMTYAQSAAVGVAQAFALLPGISRSGASIVGGLLCDLDHEEAAHFSFLLATPVIGAAALLEIPRLFAPGAHLAAIEALEGAILAGVAAYLSVAFLTRYFKRNDLRPFGWYCVVFGSICFVLARIGGIS
- a CDS encoding TonB family protein, with the protein product MLVAAFALSILVHAIVAFVVHPPKPTHASEIGTKLTQVQRIVAIRPTQPPRTPPPHAKRRAIAVPHLAQARPRSHAPVPAPPAAPPATPAAGARVRPTPASGCADRNAPAALIATPPPPQIPPSVRAQDVSGVAAVRVQLDTDGSVRAAALEQSTSSPSFDALAIAMARDARYAPARRNCIAVASSYLFRVQFSAW